The Streptomyces sp. NBC_00306 sequence CCGGTCCAGCGGACGCTGGCGTCGTCGGCCTGGCCGGTGCGGGCGCGCAGTCGTGGTTCGAGGTCGTTGAAGTCCAGCGACGGATCGACGGCCGTGGTCTTCAGGGTGCCGAAGTCGAAGGCGCCGGGGGCGGACTGGAGGTAGTAATCGCCTTTCAGACCGTGTGCGGCCGCGGGCTCCGCGGCCTCGTCCTGAGCGGCGGCCGGACCGGTCGTGGTGAGCAGAAGGGCGAGTACGCAGAGGAGGGCGAGGGCCCAGCCGTGCAGGCTGCGCCATGGACGAGGGGAGAGTGATCGCACGGAACCTCCGGGAAACGGAGAAGCGGGTGCTGGCTCTGCCGGTTGTCCCCACCATCTTGTATAACGTTGGAAACAAGGGCAGTTGGCATGACAGCACGCCTCCTGCGCCCTGTCCAGGTGCATGACAAGCGGGATGGGAGTGTCGGGTGAGGGTGAGCCTCAAGGACGTCGCCGAGCGGGCCGGTGTGTCGATCAAGACCGTCTCGAACGTCGTGAACAACTATCCGCACGTCACACCGGCCATGCGCACCCGGGTGCAGCAGGCCATCGACGAACTCGGCTACCGCCCCAATCTCACCGCCCGCCACCTGCGCAAAGGACGTACGGGCATCATCGCGCTGGCCGTCCCCGAGCTGGGCAACCCGTACTTCGCCGAGCTCGCCGGAGCGGTCATCGACGCTGCGGCTGAGCACGACTACACGGTGCTCCTCGACCACACCGGGGGCAGCCGGGAGCAGGAGATCCTCGTCTGCCAGGGCTTCAGGTCCCGGGTGATCGACGGGCTGATCCTGAGTCCTCTCGAACTGGAGACGGAGGACCTCGCCGCGCGGGCGGACGACATTCCGATGGTGCTGCTCGGCGAGCGGCGCTACGACCTGCCGTACGACCACATCGCCATCGACAACATCGCCGCGGCGCGGGCCGCCGTGCGTCATCTGCTCGACCTCGGCCGTCGTCGTATCGCCTTCCTCGGCGCCCGTCAGGACCGCGTCCATCAACCCGCTCACCTGCGCCATCTCGGCTGGCAGGCGGAGCTGGCCGCCCAGGGGGTGCCGATCGACGAGGCTCTGGTGGTGCACAGCCGGGGCTGGGGCCGCGAGGACGGCGCCGTCGCGATGGCGCATCTGCTCGACTCGGGAGTGGTGCCCGACGCGGTCTTCGCGTACAACGACCTGGTTGCCGTCGGTGCGATGCGGGTGATGTACGAGCGCGGGCTGCGGGTGCCCGAGGACATCGCCGTCGTCGGCTTCGACGATGTGACCGAATCCCGGTTCGGAGCAGTGTCGTTGACCACGATCGCTCCGGACAAACAGGCGATCGCACGGCTCGCTGTCGAGTCCCTGGCGAGCCGGCTCGACCGGGATCAGGACGGCGCCGTGACGCGGACCCCGCGCGAACTCCAGCCGGGGTTCGCCCTGGTGGAACGCGAGAGCACGCTGGGGCGCACCACTGTCTGATGCACCGTCAACTCCGTGGCCTGCGTGGTCTTCTGCGCGGCCGCGTCGGACACCAGTTGCTGCGCGGGGTGTTTACAGCGCCCTTCCAACGATGTAAAACCATCCCGGATGTGGTCCACCACCCGGCCCTCGGCGCCTTGAGATGGGGAGTCCCATGAAGCCGCACGCCCGCCTCACGATCACCAAGAGCCTTCTCTCCGTCGGTCTCGTCGCCACCCTCGCGCTGTCCACGGGCTGCGCCAAGTCCGAGGACGACCCGGCCGACAGCAAGGACTCCGCTTCTGGTGCGACACAGGACAGCGGCCAGAAGATCGCCGAGAACACCACCGGCGAGAAGTGCGGCATCGACGCTTACGGCGGCAAGAAGCTCGACCTCAAGGGCGCGACCGTCGGCTTCTCGCAGTCCGAGAAGGAAGCCAATCCGTTCCGCATCGCGGAAACGGCGTCCATCAAGGCCGAGGCAGGCAAGCGATCCGTCAAACTCCTCACGGCCAACGCCCAGTCGCAGTTCGCCAAGCAGATCAGCGACGTCCAGGACCTGATCGCCAAGGGGGCCGACCTGCTGGTCATCGCCCCGCTGAACTCCGACGGCTGGGGACCCGTGCTCCAGCAGGCGAGCGCCAAGAAGATCCCGATCGTCACCATCGACCGCAAGATCAACGCCGAGCCCTGCAAGGACTACATCAGCTTCATCGGCTCCGACTTCACCGAGCAGGGCAAGCGCGCCGCGGACCGGATGATCGAAGCCACCGGCGGCAAGGGGGAGATAGCCATCCTCCTCGGCGCTCCCGGCAACAACGTCACCACCGAACGCACCAAGGGCTTCAAGGACCGGGTGGCGGAGAAGGCCCCGGACCTGAAGGTCGTCTTCGAGCAGACCGGTGAATTCGCCCGCGAGAAGGGCCAGTCGGTCACCGAACAGCTCATCCAGTCCAAGCCCGGCATCACCGGGATCTACGCCGAGAACGACGAGATGGGCCTCGGCGCGGTGAACGCCCTCAAGGGCGCGGGGAAGAAGGCCGGAACCGTCAAGATCGTCACCATCGACGGAACACGCAACGCCGTCCAGGGCATCGTCGACGGCTGGATCCACGGTGTCGTCGAGTCCAACCCCCGCTTCGGCCCACTGGCCTTCCAGACCCTCGACAGCTTCACCAAGGGCGAAGAGGTCGGCGAGAACATCGTGATCCAGGACAGCGAGTACACCCAGGGCAATGCCAAGGGCGACCTCGGCAAGGCGTACTGAACGTGACCGCGGAGGACTCCCGGGACGGGACCGGACAGGGAGCCCGGGGCGAAACCGTGCACGAGAGCGCGGCACGGAAGGAACCCCGGGCCGGGGCCGGACAGAAACCCCCGGTCGATCCGGCCGCCGGCGGAGCACGGGGCGTCCTGGAGGTCCGGGGCCTGACCAAGCGCTTCCCCGGCGTCTTGGCACTCGACGACGTGACCTTCGCGGCCCGCGCGGGGGAGGTGCACGCACTCGTCGGGGAGAACGGCGCCGGCAAGTCCACGCTCATCAAGGTCCTCACCGGGGTCCACCACCCCGACGAGGGCGACCTCGTCCACCTGGGCGAACCGGTGTCCTTCGCGACACCGCTCGCAGCCCAGCACGCGGGCATCTCGACCATCTACCAGGAGGTCAACCTCATCCCGCTGATGAGTGTGGCCCGCAACCTCTGTCTCGGCCGCGAGCCCCGCACCCGGTTCGGCCTGATCGACTTCGGGCGCATGCACCGTGAGGCCGACCGGACCCTGCGCGAGTACGGCGTACACGTCGACGTCCGCAGGCCCCTGCGCGAACTCGGCGTCGGAGCACAGCAGATGGTCGCGCTCGCCCGGGCCGTCTCGGTGGACGCTCGCGTGGTCATCATGGACGAGCCCACCTCCTCACTGGAGCCACGGGAGGTCGAGACCCTCTTCGGCGTCATCCGCAGGCTGCGCGACCAGGGCATCGCGGTCGTCTACGTCAGCCACCGTCTGGAGGAGCTGTACGCCGTGTGCGACGCGGTCACCGTCCTGCGCGACGGCCGCGTCGTCCACACCGGACCGCTCGCCGAGACCGACCGTCTCACCCTCGTCTCCCTGATGCTGGGCCGGCCGCTCGGCGAGGTGCGCGCGGAGGGTGTCACCAAGTTCTCCGGCGCCCACGACACCGGGCAGGAACCCGTTCTGTTCGCCGAGGGCCTCACCCGGCGCCACCAGCTCCACGACATCTCCCTGCGTATACGCCCCGGCGAGGTGCTGGGCCTCGGCGGGCTCCTCGGCTCGGGCCGCAGCGAGACGGCGAAGGCCATCGCCGGTGCGCTGCCACTCGGTTCGGGCCGGATCACGGTGGCCGGCACCGCGCTGCGCACCGGTTCGACACCCGCCGCGATCCGGGCGGGCATCAGCCTGCTCCCCGAGGACCGCAAGGCGGAAGGCATCGTGCCCGGCCTGTCGGTCCGGGAGAACATCGCGCTCGCGGCCCTGCCGCGCCTGTCGCGTTTCGGTCTCGTCTCCGACACACGCATCGACGCCGTCGTGGACACCTTCATGAAGCGGCTGCGTATCAAGGCGTCGGGACCGCACCAGAAGGTCGGCGAACTCTCCGGCGGCAACCAGCAGAAGGTGCTCTTGGCGCGCTGGCTCGCCATGCATCCCAAGGTGCTGCTGCTGGACGAACCCACCCGCGGAATCGACATCGGCGCCAAGGCCGAGGTCCAGAAGCTCATCGACGAACTCGCCGAGGACGGTCTGGGAGTCCTGCTCATCTCCTCCGACGTAGAGGAGCTGATCGAGGGCTCCGACCGGGTGGTGGTGCTCAGGGACGGCGCGGTCGTCGGCGAACTGTCCGGGGACGACGTCACCGAGGACCGGCTGATGCAGGCGATCGCCGCGGCGGCCGAGGAGGAGGCGGTCACGCATGGCTGATGTCGCGCTGCGCAAGGCGGTCCCGGCGGACCGGGCCGTACTGCTGCGCCGGCTCCAGGAATACGGCGTCTACGGCGGCCTGGTCGTGCTGCTGGTGTTCAACATCGCCTTCACCGACAACTTCCTGTCCGGCGAGAACTTCCGCACCCAGGCCGTCCAGGTCTCCCCGATCCTCATCGTCGCCCTCGGGATGGCCCTCGCCATCGGGACCGAAGGCGTGGATCTGTCGGTGGGGTCCGTGATGGCCCTGTCGACCTCGCTGCTGGCGCTCTACCTCGGCTACGGTCCCTGGCTCGCCCTGCTCGTGGTCCTCGTCGGCGGCGCGGCCGTCGGTCTCCTCAACGGCTCGCTCATCGCGTTCGTCGGGGTCCAGCCCATCGTGGCCACACTGGCCCTGATGGTCGGCGTACGGGGACTCGCACTCGTCCTGCTCCCGCAGCTCAAGGACGTGCGCAATCCCGGTATGGCCTCGCTGGGCTCGGGCGACATCGCGGGCATCCCGTACGTCGTGCTCATCGCCGTCGCGCTGGCCCTCGTCGTCGGATTCACCGTCCGCCGCACCACCTTCGGGCGGCAGCTGCTGGCGATCGGCGACAGCCGTCCCGCGGCCCAGCTCGCCGGCCTCCCCGTACGCCGGGTGCTCGTCCTCGTGTACATCTGCTGCGGCATGCTCGCGGCGGTCGCCGGTTTCCTCGCGACCGCCCGGCTCCAGGCCAGCGACCCGACCTCGCTCGGCAACCTCATGGAACTGTCCGCCATCACCGCCGTGGTGGTCGGCGGCACTCCACTGTCCGGCGGCCGGGTGCGGATCGCCGGCACGGTCGCCGGAGCGGTGCTCATCCAGCTGCTCACGGCGACCCTCATCAAGCACGATCTGCCGCCGTCCTGGACGCAGATCGCCCAGGGCGCGGTGATCGTCCTCGCCGTCTACGCGGCACGGGAAAGGGGAAAGCGGTGACCGTCATGAAGGAGCAGCCCGCCCCCCTCGCGACGACGACGGACCAGGACTCGCCGGGAAGCGGCCGCGGCGAGCGGCTCAGTGCCCACGCCCAGCAGCACGGCGCGCTGGTGGCACTCGTGGTGCTCGCCGTCGTCGCCTCGTTCTCCTTCGACTCCTTCGCCACCGGCGACAACGTGGAGAACATGGCGGTCTCCTCCGCCTTCCTCGCCGTCGTGGCGCTCGGAATGACCTTCGTCATCATCACGGGCGGCATCGATCTGTCGGTCGGCTCGGTCTTCGTGCTCGGGGGAGTGCTGGCCGCCTGGGGATCGCGGTACGGGACCGTCGTCGCGATCCTGCTCCCGCTCACCGTCTGCGGACTCGTCGGCCTCGTCAACGGACTGCTCATCGCGAAGGCGCGGCTCGCGCCGTTCATCGTGACGCTGGCGACCATGCTCGCCGCCCGCGGAGTGATGCTGAACATCACCGACGAGGGCGGAAGGACCTATCTCGTCGACAAGGACGCCTTCTTCGCGCAGCTCGGCCAA is a genomic window containing:
- a CDS encoding ABC transporter permease, which translates into the protein MTVMKEQPAPLATTTDQDSPGSGRGERLSAHAQQHGALVALVVLAVVASFSFDSFATGDNVENMAVSSAFLAVVALGMTFVIITGGIDLSVGSVFVLGGVLAAWGSRYGTVVAILLPLTVCGLVGLVNGLLIAKARLAPFIVTLATMLAARGVMLNITDEGGRTYLVDKDAFFAQLGQGKVLGIGTPVWITAVLFVVGAVALRRSRFGQHVYAVGGNEDAAALMGTPVARTKIIVYTLSGVLAGLAGVLNAAWLTSGVTILGIGMELDAIAAVVIGGTLLSGGMGFVSGSLVGVVLLKVIQNIINQIGSLDSAYQQVASGAFLVVVIIAQTWLGRRRRVL
- a CDS encoding ABC transporter permease; this encodes MADVALRKAVPADRAVLLRRLQEYGVYGGLVVLLVFNIAFTDNFLSGENFRTQAVQVSPILIVALGMALAIGTEGVDLSVGSVMALSTSLLALYLGYGPWLALLVVLVGGAAVGLLNGSLIAFVGVQPIVATLALMVGVRGLALVLLPQLKDVRNPGMASLGSGDIAGIPYVVLIAVALALVVGFTVRRTTFGRQLLAIGDSRPAAQLAGLPVRRVLVLVYICCGMLAAVAGFLATARLQASDPTSLGNLMELSAITAVVVGGTPLSGGRVRIAGTVAGAVLIQLLTATLIKHDLPPSWTQIAQGAVIVLAVYAARERGKR
- a CDS encoding LacI family DNA-binding transcriptional regulator codes for the protein MRVSLKDVAERAGVSIKTVSNVVNNYPHVTPAMRTRVQQAIDELGYRPNLTARHLRKGRTGIIALAVPELGNPYFAELAGAVIDAAAEHDYTVLLDHTGGSREQEILVCQGFRSRVIDGLILSPLELETEDLAARADDIPMVLLGERRYDLPYDHIAIDNIAAARAAVRHLLDLGRRRIAFLGARQDRVHQPAHLRHLGWQAELAAQGVPIDEALVVHSRGWGREDGAVAMAHLLDSGVVPDAVFAYNDLVAVGAMRVMYERGLRVPEDIAVVGFDDVTESRFGAVSLTTIAPDKQAIARLAVESLASRLDRDQDGAVTRTPRELQPGFALVERESTLGRTTV
- a CDS encoding ABC transporter substrate-binding protein, which gives rise to MKPHARLTITKSLLSVGLVATLALSTGCAKSEDDPADSKDSASGATQDSGQKIAENTTGEKCGIDAYGGKKLDLKGATVGFSQSEKEANPFRIAETASIKAEAGKRSVKLLTANAQSQFAKQISDVQDLIAKGADLLVIAPLNSDGWGPVLQQASAKKIPIVTIDRKINAEPCKDYISFIGSDFTEQGKRAADRMIEATGGKGEIAILLGAPGNNVTTERTKGFKDRVAEKAPDLKVVFEQTGEFAREKGQSVTEQLIQSKPGITGIYAENDEMGLGAVNALKGAGKKAGTVKIVTIDGTRNAVQGIVDGWIHGVVESNPRFGPLAFQTLDSFTKGEEVGENIVIQDSEYTQGNAKGDLGKAY
- a CDS encoding sugar ABC transporter ATP-binding protein, yielding MEVRGLTKRFPGVLALDDVTFAARAGEVHALVGENGAGKSTLIKVLTGVHHPDEGDLVHLGEPVSFATPLAAQHAGISTIYQEVNLIPLMSVARNLCLGREPRTRFGLIDFGRMHREADRTLREYGVHVDVRRPLRELGVGAQQMVALARAVSVDARVVIMDEPTSSLEPREVETLFGVIRRLRDQGIAVVYVSHRLEELYAVCDAVTVLRDGRVVHTGPLAETDRLTLVSLMLGRPLGEVRAEGVTKFSGAHDTGQEPVLFAEGLTRRHQLHDISLRIRPGEVLGLGGLLGSGRSETAKAIAGALPLGSGRITVAGTALRTGSTPAAIRAGISLLPEDRKAEGIVPGLSVRENIALAALPRLSRFGLVSDTRIDAVVDTFMKRLRIKASGPHQKVGELSGGNQQKVLLARWLAMHPKVLLLDEPTRGIDIGAKAEVQKLIDELAEDGLGVLLISSDVEELIEGSDRVVVLRDGAVVGELSGDDVTEDRLMQAIAAAAEEEAVTHG